From Mucilaginibacter rubeus, a single genomic window includes:
- the mnmA gene encoding tRNA 2-thiouridine(34) synthase MnmA — MSKHGRILVAMSGGVDSSVAAVMLHEQGYEVIGLTMKTWDYASSGGSSKETGCCSLDSINDARALAVGYGFPHYILDIRNEFGDFVIDNFVDEYLAGRTPNPCVLCNTHIKWEALLKRADKLDCEFIATGHYANIRLQDNGRYVISKGKDTNKDQSYVLWGVSQKNLARTKFPLGSFSKPEIRQMALDMGQIELAGKSESYEICFVPDNDYRSFLRHKVEDLDERVGPGNFVLSNGAVVGKHQGYPFYTIGQRKGLGVALGHPMFVMRIDPETNTVVLGTADELERKQAWVRNLNLIKYETISEPLEAITKIRYKDTGTQSTILQMNEHMKVDFHHNVSGIAPGQSAVFYEGDDLLGGGFLM, encoded by the coding sequence ATGAGTAAGCACGGTAGGATATTAGTGGCAATGAGCGGCGGAGTTGATAGTTCGGTAGCAGCAGTGATGTTGCATGAGCAGGGCTATGAGGTAATTGGTTTAACCATGAAAACCTGGGACTACGCCTCATCGGGCGGTAGTTCAAAAGAAACCGGCTGCTGCAGTCTGGATAGTATTAATGATGCGCGCGCCCTTGCTGTTGGCTATGGCTTTCCGCATTATATATTAGATATCCGTAACGAGTTTGGCGATTTTGTAATCGATAACTTTGTTGACGAGTATTTGGCGGGCCGCACCCCTAACCCATGTGTTTTATGTAACACCCACATTAAATGGGAAGCGCTATTAAAACGTGCCGATAAGCTCGATTGTGAGTTTATAGCCACAGGGCACTATGCAAACATCCGTTTGCAGGATAACGGCCGTTACGTAATTTCAAAAGGCAAAGACACTAATAAAGATCAGTCATACGTATTGTGGGGAGTATCGCAGAAAAATCTTGCACGTACTAAATTCCCTTTGGGCAGTTTTTCAAAGCCTGAGATCAGGCAGATGGCGCTTGATATGGGACAGATTGAACTTGCCGGTAAAAGCGAGAGCTATGAGATCTGTTTTGTTCCCGATAACGATTATCGTTCATTCCTTCGCCATAAAGTTGAAGATTTGGATGAAAGGGTTGGCCCGGGCAATTTTGTGCTTTCAAATGGCGCCGTTGTCGGTAAACACCAGGGCTATCCTTTTTATACCATCGGCCAGCGGAAAGGCTTGGGTGTGGCTTTAGGTCATCCAATGTTTGTGATGCGCATCGACCCTGAAACCAATACTGTTGTTTTAGGTACAGCCGATGAATTGGAACGCAAACAGGCATGGGTAAGGAACCTCAACCTCATTAAATACGAAACCATAAGTGAGCCGCTTGAAGCTATCACTAAAATACGCTATAAAGATACCGGCACCCAAAGTACCATTCTTCAAATGAACGAGCATATGAAGGTTGATTTCCATCATAATGTATCAGGCATAGCTCCGGGCCAGTCTGCAGTATTTTATGAAGGTGATGACCTGCTTGGTGGCGGTTTCCTGATGTAA
- the topA gene encoding type I DNA topoisomerase, which translates to MAKNLLIVESPAKAKTIEGYLGKDFTVKSSYGHIRDLVKSEDAIDIANNFKQKYEVPADKKQVVTELKKLAKEAEMVWLASDEDREGEAISWHLFETLDLKDTHTKRIVFHEITKPAILKAIDTPRKIDYNLVNAQQARRVLDRLVGFELSPVLWKKVKPSLSAGRVQSVAVRLIVDREREINRFKSEAAFKVVAIFGKGKEAFKAELPERFAKQEEAEKFLQDCIAADFDVKSLDTRPTKRSPAAPFTTSTLQQEASRKLGYSVARTMQVAQKLYESGYITYMRTDSVNLSELALNSAASEIVSAYGEKYHQQRRYKTKNASAQEAHEAIRPTYFNNHTIDGESSEKRLYELIWKRAIASQMSEAQFEKTTAKISISTRSEDLVANGEVMKFDGFLKVYLESNDDEDDTQQDGDNTMLPPLTKGQRLALQEMSATERFSRPAARYTEASLVKKLEELGIGRPSTYAPTISTIQNRGYVVKEEREGKQRNFRVLTLKAGNVIKEEKTENTGAERGKLFPTDIGAVVNDFLVQYFKDIVDFNFTASVEKQFDEIAQGLKEWTDMLHDFYNPFHKEVESTIEKADKATGERELGNHPENGKKVSVRIGRFGPFVQIGETATDDTEEKPLYASLRSGQSIETISLEEALELFKLPKVVGEYEGKVMKVAIGRFGPYISHNSAFVSLPKEIDPHDVTEEQAIELINLKRKKDAEKLIKAFDEDPDVKVLNGRWGPYIEFGKLNVKIPKDKDPLTLTYEECKALADATPKDAKKGRFGKAAAAAKPTATKAPAKKKAATKKK; encoded by the coding sequence ATGGCCAAAAACTTACTGATAGTTGAATCACCTGCAAAAGCTAAGACCATTGAGGGTTACCTTGGCAAGGACTTTACAGTAAAGTCCAGCTACGGGCATATCCGTGATCTGGTTAAGTCGGAAGATGCAATTGACATTGCTAATAACTTTAAACAAAAATACGAGGTACCTGCGGATAAAAAGCAGGTAGTCACCGAATTAAAGAAGTTAGCTAAGGAAGCCGAAATGGTTTGGCTTGCATCGGACGAGGACCGCGAGGGTGAGGCCATTTCCTGGCACTTGTTTGAAACGCTGGATTTGAAAGATACGCATACCAAGCGTATTGTTTTTCATGAGATCACCAAACCGGCTATTTTAAAAGCGATTGATACACCGCGTAAAATTGACTATAACCTGGTTAATGCCCAGCAGGCACGCCGTGTTTTAGACAGGCTGGTGGGTTTTGAACTCTCCCCTGTTCTGTGGAAAAAGGTAAAACCTTCACTTTCTGCAGGCCGTGTACAATCAGTTGCGGTAAGGCTTATTGTTGATCGTGAACGCGAAATTAATAGATTTAAGTCAGAAGCAGCATTTAAAGTAGTAGCGATATTTGGCAAAGGCAAAGAGGCTTTCAAAGCCGAACTGCCTGAGCGTTTTGCAAAACAGGAAGAAGCTGAAAAGTTTTTACAGGATTGCATTGCTGCTGATTTTGACGTAAAATCATTAGATACACGCCCAACAAAGCGTTCTCCAGCCGCACCGTTTACAACATCAACACTGCAACAGGAAGCCAGCCGTAAGCTTGGTTACTCGGTTGCGCGAACCATGCAGGTTGCTCAAAAGCTTTACGAATCGGGATATATCACCTATATGCGTACCGACTCGGTAAACTTGTCGGAACTTGCTTTGAACTCCGCCGCGAGCGAAATCGTATCTGCTTACGGTGAAAAATACCATCAGCAAAGAAGGTATAAAACAAAAAATGCCAGTGCACAGGAAGCTCACGAAGCTATCAGGCCAACATATTTCAATAACCATACTATTGATGGCGAATCTTCAGAAAAGCGTTTATATGAACTGATCTGGAAGCGCGCCATCGCATCGCAAATGAGCGAAGCACAGTTTGAGAAAACTACTGCAAAAATCAGTATATCAACCCGCAGTGAAGATTTGGTAGCTAACGGCGAAGTAATGAAATTCGACGGGTTCCTGAAGGTGTACCTTGAATCAAATGATGATGAGGATGATACACAACAGGATGGCGACAATACAATGCTGCCACCTTTAACCAAAGGCCAACGATTGGCTTTGCAGGAAATGTCGGCAACAGAGCGTTTCTCGCGCCCGGCTGCCCGCTATACAGAGGCCAGCCTGGTAAAAAAACTGGAAGAGTTGGGTATCGGCCGTCCGTCAACCTACGCCCCTACTATTTCAACCATTCAAAACCGTGGTTATGTAGTTAAGGAAGAGCGCGAAGGCAAGCAACGTAACTTCAGGGTATTAACATTGAAAGCAGGCAACGTCATTAAGGAAGAAAAAACAGAAAATACCGGTGCAGAACGTGGTAAGCTATTCCCTACTGATATTGGTGCTGTTGTAAACGATTTCCTGGTGCAATATTTTAAAGATATCGTTGATTTCAACTTTACAGCCAGTGTTGAAAAGCAATTTGACGAGATAGCTCAGGGGCTCAAAGAGTGGACAGACATGCTCCACGATTTTTATAACCCCTTCCACAAAGAAGTGGAAAGCACTATTGAAAAGGCTGATAAAGCTACCGGTGAGCGTGAATTAGGCAATCATCCGGAAAACGGCAAAAAAGTTTCGGTACGTATTGGTCGTTTCGGGCCTTTTGTTCAGATTGGCGAAACAGCTACTGACGATACCGAAGAGAAACCACTTTATGCAAGTCTTCGCAGTGGCCAAAGCATCGAAACCATCAGCCTTGAGGAAGCACTTGAGTTGTTCAAACTGCCAAAAGTTGTAGGTGAATATGAAGGCAAGGTGATGAAAGTGGCTATTGGTCGTTTCGGGCCTTATATTAGCCATAACAGCGCGTTTGTATCCTTACCTAAAGAAATCGATCCGCATGATGTTACTGAAGAGCAAGCAATTGAACTCATCAACCTAAAGCGTAAAAAGGATGCCGAAAAGCTGATCAAGGCTTTTGATGAAGATCCGGATGTAAAAGTATTGAACGGTCGCTGGGGGCCTTACATTGAATTTGGCAAGCTGAATGTTAAGATCCCTAAAGATAAAGACCCTTTGACCCTTACCTACGAAGAATGCAAGGCCCTCGCCGATGCCACACCGAAGGATGCTAAAAAGGGACGCTTTGGTAAAGCTGCTGCGGCTGCCAAGCCAACCGCAACAAAAGCCCCTGCCAAGAAAAAAGCGGCAACAAAAAAGAAATAG
- a CDS encoding alpha-2-macroglobulin family protein, with translation MENGYSQFRRRRTLITVITTVSLVLLIVYLVAIGHKKTVVDPAFSKYIESYTTGVVSKQSPIRIRLASDVQVTHQQNEEITDDLFNFSPSIKGKAIWIDARTIEFRPDEKLDPGKNYTADFKLSKLIDVPGSFEHFKFSFQVIQPDFTVSFIGMQTASSTSNTEMKLTGDIQTADAEDPSAVDKLLVPNYDSPVKINWEHDAAHKNHHFTITGLTRVAGKGSPLVINWDGSSIGIDKKGSQNFEVPAIGDFKVLNIRAVQDNDQYVEVQFSDNILVGQELNGLISINNITDPAYSIDGSLVKVYAPDRLQGDYTVTVNEGIKNTLLKRITKGYTANLFFENRLPAVSIPGKGVILPDSGRIMMPFEAVNLNAVDVTIIKIYENNVPQYFQSNGFDGSAELRQVGKPIIQKTIRLDTDKGLNLNKKNRFMLDLDQMIRTEPGAIYRVVIGFRRSYSLFNCKIHSGKVQKDNGDDSEDEGYYGGEYSDNTSKVNDEDDDFWKRYDNYYPEGYNWQERDDACTDSYYSKQRWATRNVIASNIGLIAKRGNDNSMLIAVTNILTAEPMNNVDLELLDYQKQVIYKGTTDGDGLVKFDLKRKPYLLVAKKGSQRGYLKLDDGSSLPLSRFNVGGEEVQNGLKGFIYGERGVWRPGDSIYTSFILEDKLKTLPADHPVEFELYDPSDKLYRRITQTKSLDGFYSFHTATETSSPTGNWTAKVKVGGAVFEKKIKVETIMPNRLKLNLSFGGASELTKGNNANGKLSAQWLFGGAAQNLKAKVDAYLSAQNTSFKKYKDYVFDDPTLAFNTQVQTVFDGKLSETGTADVDANVNVEKQAPGQLRANFLVKVFEPGGNFSINQVSMPYNVYQGYVGVKTPSGSNLSGMLVTDKDHMVDIADVDVNGNALPGTRDVQVELYKVQWRWWWDQTGNEMSNFTQDKYNKLIKTESVRLTNGSGQWKLRINKADWGRYLIKVKDEQTGHSTGKIIYVDWPNWSERLQSTNPTEAAMLSFTSDKQTYKVGEEATLTIPTGEAGRALISFENGSKVLKTTWIDTKKGQTRYSFKVDETMAPNVFVNVTLLQKHSQTVNDLPIRMYGAIPLQVENPETILKPIISMPDKIRPETQSAITVSEASGKEMTYTIAIVDEGLLDITNYKISDPHDTFYAHEALGVKTWDLFDYVIGAFGGGLERILSIGGDGNLGNNKNVSVNRFKPVVKFLGPFHLNAGEKQTQRFTLPQYVGSVKAMIVAGHNGAYGIAEKAVAVKKPLMILATLPRVLGPSESIQLPVTVFAMENNIKTVSLQVQSNAFSNLGGNNQKTLTFDKPGDQLVTFDLNVKDFVGVGKVKVIAKSGSETAVYDVDLNVRNPNPPITRIIQKELAPGEAWNTDYQPVGINGTNKATLEVAYIPPLNLSKRLDYLIEYPHGCVEQTTSSAFPQLYLNQLLDLSPKQRAETDRNIKATIDRINGFQVQGGGLSYWPDGGEANEWGTNYAGHFMLAAQAKGYSMPIGFIDRWKKYQREKALTWVPRKQPYYYEDDLTQAYRLYLLALARSPEMGAMNRLREFALLSDAAAWRLAAAYKLAGQPEVGLKMISKLSTTIKPYNSLFGTYGSDLRDEAMILETLTLLDQKQKAAGLVHTVAARLSQDDWYSTQTTAYSLIALAQFYGQNKPAGKLEFNYTNGSTKTTISTTSYLWQGILTANGGKVYLKNNSNNKLYIRLIQRGQPSSGQDSQSIINPDILQMRVGYFSLKGKPIDPSSLKQGTDFVAQVNIKNPGKRGRYDNLALTQIFPSGWEILNTRLLGDEAFKSSPSDYRDIRDDRVNTYFSLYEGQESTYYVMLNAAYTGKYYLPAVYCEAMYNNQISSLLKGQWVEVVK, from the coding sequence ATGGAAAACGGATATAGTCAATTCCGCAGACGCCGAACCTTAATCACTGTTATCACCACTGTTAGCCTTGTTTTACTCATCGTATACCTGGTAGCCATTGGCCATAAAAAAACAGTTGTCGACCCTGCTTTCAGCAAGTATATCGAGTCGTACACCACCGGTGTTGTTTCCAAACAAAGCCCAATCCGTATCCGGTTAGCCAGCGACGTGCAGGTAACCCATCAGCAAAATGAGGAAATAACCGACGATCTGTTTAATTTCTCTCCATCCATAAAAGGAAAAGCCATCTGGATAGATGCGCGTACTATCGAGTTTAGGCCCGACGAAAAACTCGATCCGGGTAAAAACTATACGGCCGATTTTAAGTTGAGCAAGCTAATTGACGTACCAGGTAGCTTTGAACACTTTAAATTTAGCTTCCAGGTCATTCAGCCCGATTTTACGGTATCATTCATCGGTATGCAAACGGCCAGCAGTACCTCAAACACCGAAATGAAACTGACCGGTGATATCCAGACAGCCGATGCTGAAGATCCATCTGCCGTTGATAAACTCCTGGTACCTAATTATGATTCGCCGGTTAAAATAAACTGGGAGCATGATGCGGCTCATAAAAACCATCATTTTACCATAACCGGCTTAACCCGTGTTGCAGGAAAAGGTAGTCCGCTTGTTATTAACTGGGATGGCAGCAGCATTGGCATAGATAAAAAGGGCAGCCAGAATTTCGAGGTTCCCGCTATCGGCGACTTCAAAGTATTGAACATTCGCGCGGTACAGGACAATGACCAATATGTTGAAGTCCAATTTTCGGACAATATTTTGGTAGGGCAGGAACTTAACGGGCTCATCAGTATTAACAATATAACCGATCCCGCATACAGCATTGATGGCAGCCTCGTAAAAGTTTACGCTCCTGACCGCCTGCAGGGCGATTACACGGTGACAGTAAACGAGGGTATCAAAAACACGCTTTTAAAAAGGATCACTAAAGGCTATACCGCTAACCTGTTTTTTGAAAACCGCTTACCCGCCGTTAGCATACCGGGCAAAGGTGTCATCCTGCCCGACTCGGGCCGCATCATGATGCCTTTTGAAGCAGTGAACCTGAACGCTGTAGACGTTACGATCATCAAGATTTACGAAAACAACGTTCCCCAATACTTCCAAAGTAACGGCTTCGACGGTAGTGCCGAGCTAAGACAGGTTGGTAAACCAATAATCCAAAAAACAATCCGTTTGGATACTGATAAAGGCCTTAACCTGAACAAGAAGAACCGCTTCATGCTCGATCTTGATCAGATGATCCGCACCGAGCCGGGCGCTATATACCGCGTGGTGATCGGTTTCAGGCGATCATACTCCTTGTTCAATTGCAAGATCCATAGTGGCAAAGTTCAAAAAGATAATGGTGACGATAGCGAAGATGAAGGTTATTATGGCGGCGAATACAGCGACAATACATCAAAAGTAAATGACGAGGACGATGATTTCTGGAAGCGATATGACAATTACTATCCCGAAGGCTATAACTGGCAGGAACGCGATGATGCCTGTACAGATTCCTATTACAGCAAACAGCGCTGGGCTACCCGCAACGTCATAGCATCAAATATTGGCCTTATAGCCAAACGGGGCAATGACAACAGCATGCTGATAGCCGTTACCAATATCTTAACGGCGGAGCCAATGAATAATGTAGATCTGGAATTGCTTGATTATCAAAAACAGGTGATTTACAAAGGTACTACTGACGGCGACGGTCTGGTTAAGTTCGACCTGAAGCGTAAGCCTTATTTATTGGTGGCTAAGAAAGGTTCACAACGTGGTTATTTAAAGCTTGACGACGGCAGCTCACTCCCCTTGTCACGGTTTAATGTTGGTGGCGAAGAAGTACAGAACGGCCTTAAAGGATTTATTTACGGCGAGCGAGGTGTTTGGCGTCCGGGCGATTCCATTTATACATCTTTTATCCTGGAAGATAAATTAAAAACGCTACCGGCCGATCATCCGGTTGAATTTGAGCTTTATGACCCAAGTGATAAACTTTACAGGCGTATTACCCAAACCAAAAGTTTAGATGGTTTTTACAGTTTTCATACCGCAACCGAAACCTCTTCCCCTACCGGTAACTGGACAGCCAAGGTTAAAGTGGGCGGCGCTGTATTTGAGAAAAAGATAAAGGTTGAAACGATAATGCCGAACAGGCTTAAGCTTAACCTTTCCTTCGGCGGCGCTTCGGAATTAACCAAAGGCAATAATGCCAATGGCAAGTTGAGTGCGCAGTGGCTTTTTGGCGGTGCGGCACAAAATTTAAAGGCTAAGGTAGATGCTTACTTATCGGCACAAAATACAAGCTTCAAAAAATATAAAGATTATGTTTTTGATGACCCTACACTTGCCTTTAATACACAGGTACAAACCGTTTTTGATGGCAAGTTAAGCGAAACAGGCACAGCCGATGTTGATGCCAACGTAAACGTAGAGAAACAGGCCCCGGGGCAATTGCGCGCAAACTTCCTGGTTAAGGTGTTTGAGCCTGGCGGTAATTTCAGCATAAACCAGGTAAGCATGCCTTACAATGTTTATCAAGGCTATGTTGGTGTTAAAACGCCTTCGGGAAGCAATCTGTCGGGTATGCTGGTTACTGATAAAGACCACATGGTAGATATTGCCGATGTGGATGTAAACGGCAACGCCCTTCCGGGAACCCGCGACGTACAGGTTGAATTGTATAAAGTGCAATGGCGCTGGTGGTGGGATCAAACCGGCAATGAAATGAGCAACTTTACCCAGGATAAGTATAATAAGCTCATCAAAACCGAAAGTGTGCGGTTAACCAATGGCTCGGGCCAATGGAAGCTACGCATCAACAAAGCCGATTGGGGCCGGTACCTCATCAAAGTAAAAGATGAACAAACCGGGCATTCAACAGGCAAAATTATTTACGTTGACTGGCCAAACTGGTCGGAAAGGTTGCAATCCACCAATCCTACAGAAGCCGCAATGTTATCTTTCACTTCAGATAAACAAACGTATAAGGTTGGAGAAGAAGCTACACTGACTATTCCAACAGGTGAGGCCGGCCGCGCGCTGATCAGTTTTGAGAACGGCAGCAAGGTTTTAAAAACCACCTGGATAGATACAAAAAAAGGGCAGACCCGTTATTCATTCAAAGTTGACGAAACCATGGCGCCAAACGTTTTTGTAAACGTTACACTGCTGCAAAAACACTCGCAAACGGTTAATGACCTGCCCATCCGGATGTATGGCGCTATTCCGTTACAGGTAGAAAATCCGGAAACCATACTGAAACCAATTATCAGTATGCCAGACAAGATCAGACCGGAAACACAATCAGCCATTACCGTTTCAGAAGCATCGGGCAAGGAAATGACCTACACCATCGCTATTGTAGACGAAGGCTTACTGGATATCACCAATTATAAAATTTCAGATCCGCATGACACTTTTTATGCCCACGAAGCTTTGGGCGTAAAAACCTGGGACTTGTTTGATTATGTGATAGGCGCGTTTGGCGGCGGTTTGGAGCGGATCTTGAGCATCGGTGGTGACGGAAACCTGGGTAACAACAAAAATGTGTCTGTAAACCGCTTTAAGCCTGTTGTGAAATTTCTTGGCCCTTTCCACCTCAATGCCGGTGAAAAGCAAACACAGCGCTTTACATTGCCTCAGTATGTAGGCTCCGTTAAGGCCATGATAGTAGCAGGTCATAACGGCGCTTATGGTATTGCCGAAAAAGCCGTAGCGGTTAAAAAGCCGTTGATGATCCTGGCTACCTTGCCCCGTGTGCTTGGTCCGTCAGAAAGTATTCAACTGCCGGTTACCGTGTTCGCGATGGAAAACAATATCAAAACCGTAAGCCTGCAGGTACAGAGCAATGCCTTCAGCAATTTGGGTGGCAACAATCAAAAAACGCTGACTTTTGATAAACCCGGCGACCAACTGGTGACCTTTGATTTAAACGTTAAAGATTTCGTTGGCGTTGGCAAAGTAAAGGTAATTGCCAAAAGTGGCTCAGAAACAGCGGTGTATGACGTTGATCTTAACGTCCGGAACCCTAACCCTCCTATTACAAGAATTATACAGAAAGAACTTGCGCCTGGTGAGGCTTGGAATACCGACTATCAACCGGTTGGCATCAACGGAACCAATAAAGCTACACTTGAGGTGGCTTATATCCCGCCATTAAACCTTTCAAAACGTTTGGATTACTTGATAGAATACCCACATGGTTGTGTGGAGCAAACCACGTCATCGGCATTCCCGCAATTGTATCTGAACCAATTGCTTGATCTTTCTCCTAAACAACGCGCCGAAACCGACCGAAATATTAAGGCCACCATTGATAGGATTAACGGCTTCCAGGTGCAAGGCGGTGGCTTAAGCTACTGGCCGGACGGTGGCGAAGCCAACGAATGGGGCACCAATTATGCCGGGCATTTTATGTTAGCTGCTCAGGCCAAAGGATATAGCATGCCTATAGGCTTTATTGACCGCTGGAAGAAATACCAGAGGGAAAAAGCCCTGACCTGGGTGCCCAGGAAGCAGCCGTATTATTATGAAGATGATCTGACGCAAGCTTATCGTTTATATCTGCTTGCCCTTGCCCGCTCGCCGGAAATGGGTGCGATGAACCGGTTACGTGAATTTGCCTTGTTGAGCGATGCCGCTGCATGGCGACTTGCTGCTGCCTATAAACTTGCAGGACAACCTGAAGTTGGTTTAAAGATGATATCGAAACTATCGACCACGATTAAGCCATACAACAGCCTGTTTGGTACTTATGGCTCCGATTTACGCGATGAGGCTATGATATTGGAAACCCTTACCCTACTGGATCAAAAACAAAAAGCCGCCGGACTGGTGCATACCGTAGCCGCCCGCCTATCGCAGGATGATTGGTATAGCACCCAAACTACGGCCTACTCGCTGATAGCGCTGGCACAATTTTACGGACAAAATAAACCAGCCGGTAAGCTCGAATTTAACTACACTAATGGCAGTACTAAAACCACCATAAGTACAACTTCTTATCTGTGGCAAGGTATTTTAACAGCTAATGGCGGTAAAGTTTACCTTAAAAATAATAGCAATAACAAGCTGTACATCAGGTTAATACAAAGAGGACAACCATCATCAGGACAGGATAGCCAATCAATTATCAATCCCGATATTTTACAGATGCGCGTTGGCTATTTCTCGCTTAAAGGAAAACCGATAGATCCATCATCCTTAAAACAGGGAACAGATTTTGTAGCCCAGGTAAATATCAAAAATCCGGGCAAACGCGGCAGATACGATAATCTGGCGCTTACCCAGATCTTCCCTTCGGGTTGGGAAATATTAAACACCCGCCTGCTTGGAGATGAAGCTTTTAAATCGTCCCCTTCCGATTATCGTGATATCCGCGATGACAGGGTAAATACTTATTTCAGCTTATATGAAGGCCAGGAATCAACCTATTATGTGATGCTGAATGCGGCTTATACCGGCAAATACTATCTACCGGCAGTTTATTGCGAGGCGATGTATAACAACCAGATCAGCAGTTTATTAAAAGGTCAATGGGTTGAGGTTGTAAAGTAG
- a CDS encoding helix-turn-helix domain-containing protein has product MPSPKYTETDSELAWFARLLALPVRVYIVRKIIENNNAISKKDICNVPFEMENILKHITELKALGLVKTNGSKLNTIYSVDIALFNRVVGKFVSLFGNLNTVIDLPVIAELPETMQEKEEPVTNATYTASFGELIKRYRRSLKMSQEELGRLVGIDRSELSRIECGKKSPGAEKLPLLSRALKTDIDTLSKEYYSFRIVNLIEESGFSGIVLESALAKMNYLFAAG; this is encoded by the coding sequence ATGCCGTCTCCAAAATATACTGAAACCGATAGCGAACTTGCCTGGTTTGCCCGTTTACTGGCTTTGCCTGTGCGGGTTTACATTGTCCGAAAAATTATTGAAAATAATAACGCGATAAGTAAAAAGGACATTTGCAATGTGCCATTTGAGATGGAGAATATCCTGAAACATATAACTGAGCTTAAGGCGCTCGGGCTCGTGAAAACCAACGGATCTAAGCTCAATACCATCTACAGTGTTGACATTGCTTTGTTTAACCGCGTTGTAGGCAAGTTTGTATCCCTTTTTGGTAATTTGAATACGGTTATCGATTTGCCTGTGATCGCGGAATTACCCGAAACCATGCAGGAAAAAGAAGAGCCAGTTACAAACGCGACTTATACTGCAAGTTTTGGTGAGTTAATAAAAAGATACAGACGCTCGCTCAAGATGTCGCAGGAAGAGTTGGGGCGACTTGTTGGTATCGACCGCTCGGAACTTAGCCGTATTGAATGCGGGAAGAAAAGCCCCGGAGCTGAAAAACTGCCTTTATTGTCGCGAGCCCTCAAAACAGATATAGATACACTTAGTAAAGAGTATTATAGTTTCAGAATAGTGAACCTTATTGAAGAAAGTGGTTTTAGTGGTATTGTACTTGAAAGCGCGTTGGCTAAAATGAATTATTTGTTTGCGGCCGGCTGA